GTGCGACTGCGCCGCGTCCTCGCGCTCTTCCGCCCCTACCGGCTGCAGGTCGGCGTCGTCATGGCGCTGATCGTGGCCAGCTCGGCGATCGCCCTGGCGACGCCGTTCCTCGTGCGCACCGTCATCGACGACGCACTCCCCCAGCAGGACGTCCGGCTGCTGGCCTGGGCCGTCGCCGCCATGGTCGGCGTCGCCGCGGCCACCTCGCTGCTCGGCGTGGTGCAGACCTGGATGTCCACCACCGTCGGCCAGCGGGTCATGCACGGCCTGCGGACGTCGGTCTTCAGCCACCTGCAGCGCCAGTCGCTGGGCTTCTTCACCCGCACCCGCGGCGGTGAGGTGCAGTCCCGGCTGACCAACGACATCGGCTCCATGCAGTCGGTGGTCACCTCCACCGCGACGAGCCTGGCGTCCAACGCCACCACCGTCGTCGGCACCGCGGTCGCGATGGCCGCGTTGAGCTGGCGGCTGTCCCTGCTCTCCCTCGTCGTGCTGCCGCCGGCGATCTGGCTGACCCGCCGGGTCGCGCTGATGCGCCGCGAGGTCACCGCCGCCCGGCAGCGCCGGATGGCCGACATGCAGACCCAGGTCGAGGAGGGCCTGTCGATCTCCGGCGTCCAGCTGGGCAAGACCCTGGGCACCGGTCCGGCGCAGTCCGCCCGCTTCGCCGACACCTCGGCCGACCTGGTGGCCCTCGAGGTGCGCTCCCAGCTCGCCGGTCGCTGGCGGATGGCCACCATGAGCATCGTCTTCGCCGGCATCCCCGCGCTGATCTACCTGTTCGCCGGGCTGCCGGCGACCTCGGGCGGGATGACGATCGGCACCCTGGTCGCCTTCACCGCGCTGCAGGGCACGCTGTTCCGCCCGCTCATGGGCCTGCTCGACGTCGGCGTGCAGCTGACCAGCTCGATGGCCCTGTTCAGCCGGGTGTTCGAGTACCTCGACCTGCCGGTGGACATCGCCGACCCGGAGACGCCGCAGACCCTCGCCGCGGCGCGGGGCGAGGTGCGCCTGGAGCACGTCGGCTTCCACTACGGCGACCCCGGGCGGCCGGCGCTCACCGACGTCGACCTCGTCGTCCCGGCGGGCAGCACGCTGGCCCTGGTCGGGGAGACCGGATCGGGCAAGACCACGCTGGCCTCGCTGGTCAGCCGGCTCAACGACGTGACCGCGGGGCGGGTGACCATCGACGGCGTCGACGTCCGCGACCTGTCGCTGGCCGAGCTGGCCCGGGTGGTCGGCGTGGTCAGCCAGGAGACCTACCTGCTGCACACCACGATCCGGGAGAACCTCCGGTACGCGAAGCCCGACGCCACCGACGCCGAGATCGAGGACGCCGCCCGCCGGGCCCAGGTGCACGCGGTGATCGCGGCGCTGCCCGACGGCTACGACACCCTCGTCGGCGCCCGCGGGCACCGGTTCTCCGGCGGGGAGAAGCAGCGGCTGGCCATCGCCCGCACGCTGCTGCGCGACCCCCGGGTGCTGGTGCTCGACGAGGCCACCAGCGCGCTGGACAACGAGACCGAGCGGGCCGTGCAGGCGGCGCTGGACGAGGTCGCCCGCGGCCGGACGACGATCACCATCGCCCACCGGCTGTCCACCGTCCGGGACGCCGACACCATCGCGGTGCTGGCCCACGGCCGGGTCGTCGAGCAGGGCAGCCACGACGAGCTGGTCGCCCGCGGCGGCCGGTACGCGGCTCTGGCCGGCTCGCCGGTGGGCGTTCCCGCCTGACCCGACGAGGGCTAGCGTCGGTCGGGTGCCCGCACCCGCCGACCCCGCCGTGGCCGCGCGCTGGGAACGCCTGTGCGCCCTGCTCGACGACGACGAGCACCTCTGGCCCGCCGTCCGGCAGGCCCTGCTCGACCCTGCCGGCTACCTGGCGGCCCGGGCCGGCAGCCCGCTGGCCCCCACCGACCCGGCCGACGTCGACCCGTGGGTCGCGCTGATCGACGGCCTGGACGACGCCGGCGCGCTGGCCTACCTCGACCCCGGCGACCAGGGCGAGGAGCTCGCCGAGGCCCTCGCCGCGCTGCCCCGGGTGGTCCGCGCCAGGCTCGACCTGGGCCCGGTCACCGACACCGACGGCGACGTGCCCACCGCGGTGCGGGCGGCCGATGCGGTGCTCGCCCCCGCCGGGCTCTGCCTGGTGCACCTGCACGAGGACGACGAAGCACACCCGCTGGTCGTCGTCCGGGCCGTCGACCACGCCGAGATCACCGCCACCGCGCAGGCCCTGGGGCACCGGACCGACCTGGACTGAGCCCACGGGTGCACGCCCCGCCCGGGCGTCCTACGATCGGCACGGCTCACGAGAGGCAGCGACAAGCACCTGGCTGGCTGCCCGGCAACCGCTACTCCGTCTGCGGTGCTCCAGGGGAAGAGCCGGTGTGGACGGCGCCCGCCGTCCGCGCAACCGACGGAGCGCCCGTTCGCCCGGGTCTCCCGACACAGGAGGACGTGGCCATGACCGACCCCAGCGGCTGGAGCTTCGAGACCCGGCAGATCCACGCCGGCACGAGCCCCGACCCCACCACCGGCGCCCGCGCACTGCCCATCTACGCGACCACGAGCTACCAGTTCCGCGACAGCCAGCACGCCGCGGACCTGTTCGCCCTCGCCGAGATGGGCAACATCTACACCCGGATCATGAACCCGACGCAGGACGCGCTGGAGCAGCGCGTGGCGTCCCTGGAGGGCGGCGTCGCCGCCCTGGCGGTGTCCTCGGGGCAGGCTGCGGAGACGCTGTCGATCCTCAACCTGGCCGAGGCCGGCGACCACGTCGTGGCCTCCGCCTCCCTGTACGGCGGCACGTACAACCTGCTTCACCACTCGCTGCCGAAGATGGGCATCACCGTCTCCTTCGTCGAGGACCCCGACGACCCGCAGGCCTGGCAGTCGCTGGTCCAGGACAACACCAAGGCCTTCTACGCCGAGACGATCGGCAACCCCAAGGGCGACGTGCTCGACATCTCCGCGGTCAGCGAGGTCGCCCACCGCAACGGCGTCCCGCTGATCGTGGACAACACCGTCGCCACCCCCTTCCTGATCCGGCCCATCGAGTTCGGCGCCGACGTCGTCGTGCACTCGGCGACGAAGTACCTGGGCGGGCACGGCACGGCCGTGGCCGGCGTGATCGTCGACAGCGGCAACTTCGACTGGACCGCGGGCAAGCACCCCGGCTTCACCACCCCCGACCCGACGTACCACGGCGTGGTCTACGCCGACCTCGGTGCACCGGCGTTCGCGCTCAAGGCCCGGGTGCAGCTGCTGCGCGACCTCGGCCCGGCGATCTCACCGTTCAACGCCTTCCTCGTGGTGCAGGGCATCGAGACCCTGTCGCTGCGCATGGAGCGGCACATCGCCAACGCGCAGAAGGTCGCCGAGTGGCTGGAGACCCGCGAGGAGGTGGAGTCGGTGCACTACGCCGGGCTGCCCTCCTCGCGCTGGTACGAGGCGGGCAGGAAGTACGCCCCGCTGGGCACCGGTGCCGTGCTGGCCTTCGAGATCGTCGGGGGCGTCGCGGCCGGCAAGGCGTTCGTGGAGGCCCTGGAGCTGCACAGCCACGTGGCCAACATCGGCGACGTGCGCAGCCTGGTCATCCACCCGGCGTCCACCACGCACTCGCAGCTGACCCCGGAGGAGCAGGTCACCACCGGTGTCACCCCCGGCCTGGTGCGCCTGGCCGTCGGCCTGGAGGGGATCGAGGACATCCTCGCCGACCTCGACGCCGGCTTCCGCGCCGCGAAGGCAGCCTGAGGTGACGGGGGTCCGGGAGACCTCGTCCCGGACCCCCCTCCGGTCCGGCGGGTGGGTCGAGGGCGACCCGTCCGGTGACCGGCAGTTCCTCGACCTGGGCCCGCTGGACCTGGAGCGCGGGGGCGCCCTGCCCGCCGTCCGCGTCGCCTACGAGACGTGGGGGACCCTCGCCGCCGACGGGTCCAACGCGGTGCTCGTCGAGCACGCGCTGACCGGGGACAGCCACGTCGTCGGCCCCACCGGGCCCGGCCAGCCGACCCCGGGCTGGTGGGACGGCCTGATCGGCGACGGCGCCCCGCTGGACGGCCGGTTCGTCGTCTGCGCGAACGTGCTGGGCGGCTGCCAGGGCACCACCGGCCCGTCGTCGACCGCGCCGGACGGCCGGCCCTGGGGGTCGCGCTTCCCCGCGGTCACCATCGCCGACCAGGTCGCCGTCGAGCGCCGCCTGGCCGAGGCGCTCGGGGTGGACCGCTGGTCGGCCGTGATCGGCGGGTCGATGGGCGGCATGCGGGCCCTGGAGTGGGCGGTCGCGCACCCGGACCGGGTCGAGCGGCTGTTCTTCCTGGCCTCGGGCGCGGTGGCCACCGCCGACCAGATCGGCACCCAGACCACCCAGCAGACCGCGGTCACCACCGACCCGCGGTGGGCCGGCGGGGACTACGCGGCCGGCGAGGGCCCGGTCGCCGGGCTCGGCACCGCCCGGCGGATCGCCCACCTGACCTACCGCAGCGCCGAGGAGCTGGAGACCCGGTTCTCCAACCGGACGGCCGCTGCTGGGTACTTCGACGTGGCCAGCTACCTCGACCACCACGCCGCCAAGCTCGCCGCCCGGTTCGACGCCGGCAGCTACGTGGTGCTCACCGAGGCGATGAACACCTGGGACGTCGGCCGCGGCCGCGGCGGCGTGGAGGCCGCCCTGGCCAGGGTCACCGCGACCGCGGTGGTCGGTGGCATCGACAGCGACCGGCTCTACCCGGTCGCCGAGCAGCAGCGGGTCGCCGACGCCCTGGGCGTGCCGCTGCGGGTGGTCCCCTCCCCGTACGGCCACGACGGCTTCCTGGTCGAGGTCGAGGCGGTCGGTGCGCTGGTCCGGGAGCTGTTAGCCGCCCCCGCCGGGGGGCTACCGTCAGCGCGGTGACCACCCCCGAGGCCCGACCCGTGGTCCGGCTGTTCGCCGACCACTCCTCCCCGTACCCGCTGTGGTCCGGCTCGGGCAAGGGCGAGGCCCTGGACCCCGTCGAGCTGGGTGTGTCCCCCGACCTGACCGAGGCGCTGCGCGCCTGGGTCGGCCATTGGACGAAGCACCAGGACGAGCTGTCGGGCTGGGACCCGCCGTCGGCCCGCGAGACCCACCAGGTCCAGGGCCACCGGCTCTTCCTGGCCCTCGTCGAGCAGCTCGGCGACCGCTACGACGTCGTCCGCCCGAGCCTGGGCCACTGATCCGGACGAACGTGTCTCGCGACATCCGGTGCCACACGACCGACCGCCCGCCGATCTGAGGGGCAGGCGACCGCTCCAGTGCCGGTACACCTCTGGCCCGGTCGCCCACGGGGGTCTCGATGAGAGCACGGCGGACGATGGTCGTCCTGGGCGCAGCACTGCTGGTGGCCGGCGGCGGCGTGGCGACGGCGAACTGGCTGTTGGAGGGCACCGGCCCCGGGGCCACGTCGGGGGCCACGATCCAGCCCCTCGAGGTCTCGGCGGGGACGCCCACCACCGGGCTCTACCCGGAGCCCACCGGCGGGTACCCCTCGCTCAGCCCCGCCGTCGGCACGGTGGTCGCCCAGGTGCGCAACCCCAACAGCTTCCCGGTCCGGTTGACCTCGGCGACCGTGGGTCAGATCGACGTGACGGCGGCGGCCAACCGCACCTGCGCCGCGGGCAACGTGGTGGCCGCGGCCACGACCGTCACCATGCCCACGGCGGCCCCGGTCGTGGTGGCGCCCGGGGCGACGAGCGTGCAGGTCATGGTCCCGGCTGCGGTCCGGATGCTGCCCACGGCCCCGATCGGCTGCCAGGGCGTGCTGGTCAACGCCTCGCTCACCTTCGCCGGCGTCCCCGCCTGACCCGGTGCGCCGACGCAGCGCCGCGGTCGCCGTCCTCACCGTGGTCCTCGCGACCTGGACGACGACGGCGGCCTCGGCGGCCTGGGACGTGCGCGGGGTCGGGCCGGGTCAGGCGGCGGCGGGCGTCCTGCCCGCGTCCCCGGTGCCCGTCGTGTCCGAGCAGACGGTCCTCGGGGTCCGCACGGTCACGGTGACCTGGCCGGCCCCGCCGGACGGGGTCCCGCTCACCGGGTGGCGGGTGGTCCGTTCCGGCGGCACCGGCCTCCTCGGCGGCACGTGCGCCGGGGTGCGGACGCCGCTGGGCGTCAGCGGCGTCCTCACCACGGTCGGGCTCACCGGAGCGGTG
This sequence is a window from Geodermatophilaceae bacterium NBWT11. Protein-coding genes within it:
- a CDS encoding homoserine O-acetyltransferase — protein: MTGVRETSSRTPLRSGGWVEGDPSGDRQFLDLGPLDLERGGALPAVRVAYETWGTLAADGSNAVLVEHALTGDSHVVGPTGPGQPTPGWWDGLIGDGAPLDGRFVVCANVLGGCQGTTGPSSTAPDGRPWGSRFPAVTIADQVAVERRLAEALGVDRWSAVIGGSMGGMRALEWAVAHPDRVERLFFLASGAVATADQIGTQTTQQTAVTTDPRWAGGDYAAGEGPVAGLGTARRIAHLTYRSAEELETRFSNRTAAAGYFDVASYLDHHAAKLAARFDAGSYVVLTEAMNTWDVGRGRGGVEAALARVTATAVVGGIDSDRLYPVAEQQRVADALGVPLRVVPSPYGHDGFLVEVEAVGALVRELLAAPAGGLPSAR
- a CDS encoding ABC transporter ATP-binding protein, whose amino-acid sequence is MPRPETGRPSPADKTQLERNPVRLRRVLALFRPYRLQVGVVMALIVASSAIALATPFLVRTVIDDALPQQDVRLLAWAVAAMVGVAAATSLLGVVQTWMSTTVGQRVMHGLRTSVFSHLQRQSLGFFTRTRGGEVQSRLTNDIGSMQSVVTSTATSLASNATTVVGTAVAMAALSWRLSLLSLVVLPPAIWLTRRVALMRREVTAARQRRMADMQTQVEEGLSISGVQLGKTLGTGPAQSARFADTSADLVALEVRSQLAGRWRMATMSIVFAGIPALIYLFAGLPATSGGMTIGTLVAFTALQGTLFRPLMGLLDVGVQLTSSMALFSRVFEYLDLPVDIADPETPQTLAAARGEVRLEHVGFHYGDPGRPALTDVDLVVPAGSTLALVGETGSGKTTLASLVSRLNDVTAGRVTIDGVDVRDLSLAELARVVGVVSQETYLLHTTIRENLRYAKPDATDAEIEDAARRAQVHAVIAALPDGYDTLVGARGHRFSGGEKQRLAIARTLLRDPRVLVLDEATSALDNETERAVQAALDEVARGRTTITIAHRLSTVRDADTIAVLAHGRVVEQGSHDELVARGGRYAALAGSPVGVPA
- a CDS encoding bifunctional o-acetylhomoserine/o-acetylserine sulfhydrylase; this encodes MTDPSGWSFETRQIHAGTSPDPTTGARALPIYATTSYQFRDSQHAADLFALAEMGNIYTRIMNPTQDALEQRVASLEGGVAALAVSSGQAAETLSILNLAEAGDHVVASASLYGGTYNLLHHSLPKMGITVSFVEDPDDPQAWQSLVQDNTKAFYAETIGNPKGDVLDISAVSEVAHRNGVPLIVDNTVATPFLIRPIEFGADVVVHSATKYLGGHGTAVAGVIVDSGNFDWTAGKHPGFTTPDPTYHGVVYADLGAPAFALKARVQLLRDLGPAISPFNAFLVVQGIETLSLRMERHIANAQKVAEWLETREEVESVHYAGLPSSRWYEAGRKYAPLGTGAVLAFEIVGGVAAGKAFVEALELHSHVANIGDVRSLVIHPASTTHSQLTPEEQVTTGVTPGLVRLAVGLEGIEDILADLDAGFRAAKAA